One Campylobacterota bacterium DNA segment encodes these proteins:
- a CDS encoding penicillin-binding protein activator LpoB, which translates to MNKLSLFAALAAAMVLGSGCSSTKGGAGMVGYDSNVKYGDAKAVETLTDAFGSTDLQSSAETLTQSLLQSRYIAGAAQPPKVRLRTVNNLTYEHIDTKAITDKIRIKLLKSGQVRFLADKANLGEVYDERNLTTTVTDNKAIKLMTDADYIITGNVRAIKKASDDVKDVYYNISLELVNPQTGEIVWADEKEIRKVTSKSTVGW; encoded by the coding sequence ATGAATAAACTATCCCTTTTCGCCGCACTTGCCGCCGCAATGGTCCTCGGGAGCGGATGCAGCAGTACCAAAGGGGGCGCAGGCATGGTCGGCTACGATTCGAACGTCAAATACGGCGACGCCAAAGCGGTCGAAACGCTGACCGACGCCTTCGGGTCGACCGACCTGCAAAGCAGCGCCGAGACCCTCACCCAGTCGCTGCTGCAGTCGCGTTACATCGCCGGGGCCGCACAGCCGCCGAAAGTGCGCCTGCGCACCGTCAACAACCTCACCTACGAGCACATCGACACCAAAGCGATCACCGACAAAATCCGGATCAAACTGCTTAAATCGGGTCAGGTCCGTTTCCTCGCCGACAAAGCCAATCTGGGCGAAGTGTACGACGAGCGCAATCTCACGACCACCGTCACCGACAACAAGGCGATCAAACTCATGACCGATGCCGACTACATCATTACCGGAAACGTCAGAGCCATCAAAAAAGCCAGCGACGACGTCAAAGACGTTTACTACAACATTTCTCTGGAATTGGTCAATCCGCAGACGGGTGAGATCGTCTGGGCCGATGAAAAAGAGATCCGCAAAGTGACCTCCAAATCCACCGTGGGGTGGTAA
- a CDS encoding ParB/RepB/Spo0J family partition protein: protein MKKPPINPDLLASIASGAALKTSGTQSGSSDISLDIIDPNPHQPRMDYDPEKLRALADSIEQHGLLQPIALRRNGDRYTIIAGHTRFEAHKLLGRDTIRANIIEASDDDLAILAMIENVQRTDLHPIEIQIAISREPFTSMSDEEIAQILGYSNVTKVRNIRSISRLIPEVREHLIANRPKIGVDLLVELQKYPERFQLEVYHEVLRGEKNRSDLRSTLSQWNKIQRDKEAREQSQKPIMPFKRDDEGYHIECGKLPKKTVNAFEKDLLDLMVRHGIRPAKNPP from the coding sequence ATGAAAAAACCACCCATCAACCCCGACCTCCTCGCTTCCATAGCATCAGGAGCGGCACTGAAAACATCCGGTACTCAGTCCGGATCTTCTGATATCTCTTTAGATATCATTGATCCCAACCCGCATCAGCCCCGCATGGATTACGATCCTGAAAAGCTCAGAGCACTGGCCGACTCTATCGAACAGCATGGGCTGCTCCAGCCTATTGCTCTGCGACGAAACGGTGATCGATACACCATCATCGCCGGTCATACCCGCTTTGAGGCGCACAAGCTCCTCGGACGCGATACGATCCGCGCCAACATCATCGAAGCCTCCGACGATGATCTCGCCATCCTTGCCATGATCGAGAACGTACAGCGTACCGATCTTCACCCTATCGAGATCCAGATCGCTATATCGCGCGAACCGTTCACATCGATGAGTGACGAAGAGATCGCGCAGATCCTCGGATACTCCAACGTAACAAAGGTGCGGAATATCCGCTCCATCAGCCGACTCATTCCGGAGGTACGTGAGCACCTGATCGCCAACCGCCCAAAGATCGGAGTGGATCTCCTCGTCGAACTCCAAAAGTACCCTGAGCGGTTCCAGCTCGAAGTGTACCATGAGGTATTACGTGGGGAGAAAAACCGCTCCGATCTGCGTTCTACACTTTCGCAGTGGAATAAAATACAGCGGGATAAAGAGGCGCGGGAGCAATCCCAAAAACCGATCATGCCATTCAAGCGCGACGATGAGGGCTACCATATCGAATGCGGTAAACTGCCCAAAAAAACCGTTAATGCTTTTGAGAAAGACCTCCTTGATCTTATGGTGCGTCACGGTATCCGTCCCGCTAAAAACCCACCCTAA
- a CDS encoding DUF1425 domain-containing protein: MPITKNVLRLCAAAAMLALIAGCASKVDIIGEERVEINKHKSFQEGAFLKVMAELENDDNDETEGFVYQIEWYDKNGILKDSTPWKPITIHKNQKVQIVEMTNVPDVVDYKIIVSVPEK, translated from the coding sequence ATGCCGATTACTAAAAACGTTTTACGTCTCTGCGCCGCGGCCGCCATGCTGGCCCTGATCGCCGGATGCGCCTCCAAAGTCGATATCATCGGGGAAGAGCGTGTCGAGATCAACAAACATAAAAGTTTTCAGGAAGGTGCCTTTCTCAAAGTGATGGCCGAACTCGAAAACGACGACAACGACGAAACCGAGGGGTTTGTCTACCAGATCGAATGGTACGACAAAAACGGGATACTCAAAGACTCGACCCCGTGGAAACCGATCACAATCCACAAAAACCAGAAAGTCCAGATCGTCGAAATGACGAACGTCCCCGATGTCGTCGACTATAAAATCATCGTTTCCGTACCGGAAAAATAA
- a CDS encoding tetratricopeptide repeat protein — MTRIAICILILTLSASASDKTYVDTTGWEIDEKAPSDAALREFVDHAKKACFKGHAMSCQLVGESFSVSDQPKDYHEALKYFSQGCTLKLPISCLHAGYLYENGYGVRQDIAEAWELYGKSCDYGMQEGCDQYARINRRYQK, encoded by the coding sequence ATGACCCGCATAGCGATCTGTATCCTCATCCTCACTCTATCGGCATCAGCATCCGACAAAACCTACGTCGATACGACCGGATGGGAGATCGATGAAAAAGCACCGAGCGATGCAGCACTCCGAGAGTTTGTCGATCATGCAAAAAAGGCCTGCTTCAAAGGTCACGCCATGAGCTGCCAACTCGTAGGCGAATCGTTCTCCGTCTCCGATCAGCCCAAAGACTACCATGAAGCTCTCAAATACTTCTCGCAAGGATGCACCCTAAAACTCCCGATCTCATGCCTGCACGCAGGGTACCTATATGAAAACGGCTACGGAGTCCGCCAAGACATCGCCGAAGCATGGGAACTCTACGGAAAATCATGCGACTACGGCATGCAAGAGGGATGCGATCAATACGCTCGGATCAATAGGAGATACCAAAAGTAA
- a CDS encoding DUF6527 family protein, whose translation MKAIPLKKNPNDIGFIQCEVHDATHVRLKFPLEFKALQDRYIPVQLSGSRQNTNNWSWNGDTEKPTLKPSILTEFPWGEDRTIHRCHSFVNDGKVEFLHDCSHELVGQSVELLDI comes from the coding sequence ATGAAGGCAATACCTCTTAAAAAAAATCCCAATGATATCGGGTTTATTCAATGCGAAGTCCATGATGCAACCCATGTGCGATTAAAATTTCCATTGGAATTTAAGGCGTTACAAGATCGGTATATCCCTGTTCAATTATCAGGATCACGACAAAACACGAATAATTGGTCATGGAATGGAGATACAGAAAAACCGACTCTTAAACCAAGCATACTAACCGAGTTTCCATGGGGGGAGGATCGAACCATACATAGATGCCATTCATTTGTAAATGATGGCAAAGTAGAATTTTTGCATGATTGTTCTCATGAGCTTGTAGGGCAAAGTGTTGAATTGTTAGACATATAA
- a CDS encoding LexA family transcriptional regulator — translation MSYFNDVMDRLKEKLGVEEDKDIIELFDGMSASAFSQRKRKGSVPYEDIINVCRDRGISIDYVIKGKPESFEAELTGGSGSNDKSIWIPYHKDIQSINSDSSQFVTFPKDRYPELSESSTIHAASFSGDSMEGNILDGAMMFINMSDQEIASGKIYVIRSKDETMVKRIFIDPSDETTLLLRSDNIFYPEFKVSPEKIEVIGRVMSVYNRAKLA, via the coding sequence ATGAGCTATTTTAATGACGTTATGGATCGGTTAAAAGAAAAATTGGGCGTTGAAGAGGATAAAGACATCATCGAATTATTCGATGGAATGTCCGCATCCGCGTTCTCCCAGCGCAAAAGAAAGGGGTCCGTGCCCTATGAAGACATCATCAATGTCTGCCGTGATCGTGGGATCAGTATCGACTATGTGATCAAAGGAAAACCCGAATCATTCGAGGCAGAGCTCACGGGCGGATCAGGATCGAATGATAAATCGATATGGATCCCGTACCATAAAGATATCCAATCGATCAACTCTGATTCATCCCAGTTCGTCACGTTCCCGAAAGATCGCTACCCTGAGCTATCCGAATCAAGCACCATTCATGCCGCATCATTCAGTGGCGATAGCATGGAGGGAAATATCCTCGATGGTGCGATGATGTTCATCAACATGTCGGATCAGGAAATAGCATCAGGGAAAATCTACGTGATCCGATCCAAAGACGAAACGATGGTCAAACGGATCTTCATCGATCCATCGGATGAAACTACCCTTTTGCTCCGATCGGACAATATCTTTTATCCGGAGTTCAAAGTATCACCCGAAAAAATAGAGGTAATCGGTCGAGTAATGTCCGTTTACAACCGTGCAAAACTTGCTTAA
- the cysE gene encoding serine O-acetyltransferase produces the protein MGLFAEIAEDFSNVYKNDPAISSRIELFFNYPGVWAIFWYRIANRLYRRGFKSFARFLMGVNQILTNIDIHPGATIGRRVFIDHGFGVVIGQTAIVEDDVLIYQGVTLGGVSLTPGKRHPTIKSGVVIGAGAKVLGNITIGANSKIGANSVVVREVPENSTAIGIPAHVIQKGRDKDPFSHNKLPDINKEMFEYLLKRVAVLEHYMVQDNKEILEQDLQLENIYESFIKAMKH, from the coding sequence TTGGGACTTTTTGCCGAGATTGCCGAAGATTTTTCGAACGTTTACAAAAATGATCCCGCCATCAGCTCCCGAATCGAACTCTTCTTCAACTATCCCGGTGTCTGGGCCATCTTCTGGTACCGGATCGCCAACCGCCTCTACCGCCGCGGGTTCAAATCGTTCGCCCGCTTTTTGATGGGGGTCAACCAGATCCTTACCAACATCGACATCCACCCCGGTGCGACGATCGGGCGGCGCGTCTTCATCGACCACGGTTTCGGCGTCGTCATCGGCCAGACGGCGATCGTCGAAGACGATGTCCTGATCTATCAGGGAGTGACGCTGGGCGGGGTGAGCCTCACCCCAGGGAAACGCCATCCGACGATCAAAAGCGGCGTCGTTATCGGCGCGGGCGCGAAGGTGCTGGGGAACATCACCATCGGAGCCAATTCCAAAATCGGAGCCAATTCGGTCGTCGTACGCGAAGTCCCCGAGAACAGTACAGCGATCGGTATCCCCGCCCACGTCATTCAAAAAGGGCGCGACAAAGACCCCTTCAGCCACAACAAACTCCCCGACATCAACAAAGAGATGTTCGAATACCTCCTCAAACGGGTCGCCGTCTTGGAACACTACATGGTTCAGGACAACAAAGAGATCCTCGAACAGGACCTCCAGCTTGAAAACATCTACGAATCGTTCATCAAGGCGATGAAGCATTAA
- a CDS encoding bifunctional 3,4-dihydroxy-2-butanone 4-phosphate synthase/GTP cyclohydrolase II, whose protein sequence is MSAVQRVLDAIEEFKKGKMVIMVDDEDRENEGDLVYASVFSTPDHVNFMATHAKGLICVAVNPSIAKRLNLEPMVKSNTSMHETAFTISVDAAAATTGISTAERDMTIKILANPLSQPSELVMPGHIFPLVAKEGGTLVRIGHTEGSVDLCRLAGLAESAVICEIMKEDGTMARRDDLDAFAAKHDLKIVYISDIVEYRLANEMLVKAVSEEEIEFFGVHVKKYEFADHEENRHTAIVFYRAGETANVKVHNVVPDIDLLLNQGKYTQLIDAINYLKHNSGVLLFINKPPHQQANMKEYGIGAQILKSLGVKHMRLIAESKISDFSGLGGFGLDVIEMISAHDGH, encoded by the coding sequence ATGTCAGCAGTGCAACGGGTATTGGACGCCATCGAAGAGTTTAAAAAAGGGAAAATGGTCATAATGGTCGACGACGAAGACCGTGAAAACGAGGGAGACCTCGTCTACGCCTCCGTTTTTTCAACCCCCGACCACGTCAATTTCATGGCGACGCACGCCAAAGGGCTCATCTGTGTCGCGGTCAACCCCTCGATCGCAAAACGGCTGAACCTGGAGCCGATGGTCAAATCGAACACGTCGATGCACGAAACGGCCTTTACGATTTCGGTCGATGCCGCCGCCGCAACGACGGGGATCTCGACCGCCGAGCGGGATATGACGATCAAAATCCTCGCCAATCCGCTCTCGCAGCCCTCCGAACTGGTGATGCCGGGGCATATTTTCCCTCTGGTGGCCAAAGAAGGGGGGACACTGGTGCGTATCGGTCACACCGAAGGTTCCGTCGACCTGTGCCGTTTGGCGGGGCTGGCCGAATCGGCGGTGATCTGCGAGATCATGAAAGAGGACGGGACGATGGCGCGGCGCGACGACCTGGATGCTTTTGCGGCCAAGCACGACCTGAAAATCGTCTATATCTCCGATATCGTCGAATACCGCCTCGCCAACGAAATGCTGGTCAAAGCGGTGAGCGAGGAGGAGATTGAATTTTTCGGCGTCCACGTCAAAAAATACGAATTCGCCGACCATGAGGAGAACCGCCACACCGCGATCGTCTTTTACCGTGCCGGCGAGACGGCCAACGTCAAAGTGCACAACGTCGTCCCCGATATCGATCTGCTCCTTAACCAGGGGAAATATACCCAGCTCATCGATGCGATCAACTACCTCAAACACAACAGCGGGGTGTTGCTTTTCATCAACAAGCCGCCGCATCAGCAGGCAAACATGAAAGAGTACGGGATCGGGGCGCAGATTCTCAAATCGCTGGGGGTCAAACACATGCGGCTCATCGCCGAATCGAAGATTTCGGATTTTTCAGGCCTCGGCGGATTCGGCTTGGACGTTATCGAAATGATCAGCGCCCACGACGGGCACTAA
- a CDS encoding tyrosine-type recombinase/integrase produces the protein MSHQEYKHAKERGGIVYVHGTINGKRYRLSTEKQANATNLKWVENNWRKVLEGLIAQQSETESSECVTVEEYGYKSLASHKREELTVREYNGIFENYILDHITKKDGVEKRTVLFRNIPIDKITPMDLRTWQTRLLNQGLSGSRVHNIRTVFRGIFKDAVADKIISENPFDKVEGVSKGEPEINPFTMKEVKEIIANAEGFFKVMVTVAFFTGMRTGELIALEWGDINFIEKKISIRRARRSGITKKPKTKNSIRQIDMLPVVEQALREQYKQTGLRGRDVFVSQRDEGFSNAGTLTQNYWHPLLKRCLLDSRDFYNTRHTFATIMISNNEDILWVSKMMGHKDSSITLQKYAKYREDKSVRRAAFVDDAFGTNSGTKLAHGENESSFVISEKVG, from the coding sequence ATGAGCCACCAAGAATATAAGCACGCCAAGGAACGCGGCGGGATCGTCTATGTACATGGTACGATCAACGGCAAGCGGTATCGGTTAAGTACCGAGAAGCAGGCCAACGCCACGAACTTGAAGTGGGTGGAAAACAACTGGCGAAAGGTGCTCGAAGGGTTGATAGCCCAGCAGAGCGAAACGGAATCATCGGAGTGTGTTACGGTGGAAGAGTACGGATACAAGTCGCTCGCTTCCCATAAACGCGAAGAGCTTACCGTGCGAGAGTATAACGGGATCTTTGAAAATTATATTCTCGATCATATCACCAAAAAAGATGGGGTAGAAAAACGGACTGTTTTGTTCCGCAATATCCCTATCGATAAGATCACACCGATGGATCTGCGAACATGGCAGACGAGATTATTGAATCAGGGATTATCCGGTTCGAGAGTTCATAACATCAGGACAGTATTTCGCGGAATATTTAAAGATGCGGTGGCTGATAAGATCATCAGTGAAAATCCCTTCGACAAAGTCGAGGGTGTGAGCAAGGGTGAACCTGAGATCAACCCGTTCACTATGAAAGAAGTCAAAGAAATCATAGCGAACGCGGAAGGGTTTTTCAAGGTCATGGTTACGGTTGCATTCTTCACAGGAATGCGAACCGGAGAACTGATTGCACTGGAGTGGGGCGATATCAATTTCATCGAGAAAAAGATATCGATCCGTAGAGCGAGACGATCTGGGATCACGAAAAAACCGAAGACAAAAAACTCGATCAGGCAGATCGATATGCTTCCGGTCGTAGAGCAGGCGCTCAGAGAGCAGTATAAACAAACCGGTCTTCGAGGTAGAGACGTTTTCGTCAGCCAACGGGATGAGGGGTTTAGTAATGCCGGAACGCTCACGCAAAATTATTGGCATCCGCTTCTAAAGAGGTGTTTGCTCGATTCGAGAGATTTTTATAACACGCGGCATACGTTCGCAACGATAATGATCTCGAACAATGAGGATATTTTGTGGGTGTCAAAAATGATGGGTCATAAAGACTCGTCGATCACTCTACAGAAATATGCGAAGTACAGAGAGGATAAAAGCGTCAGACGGGCTGCATTCGTTGATGACGCTTTTGGCACAAACAGTGGCACAAAATTGGCACACGGTGAAAATGAGTCAAGTTTTGTAATATCTGAGAAAGTCGGCTAA
- a CDS encoding helix-turn-helix domain-containing protein: MFNSSFNDAVIARLKQAFNLKTDREISRKIGMVDHGIAQAKSQGSLPLKNIIRTCVKEDISLDHIFGNQKAHRQ, from the coding sequence ATGTTTAATTCTTCATTTAATGACGCAGTCATCGCTCGGCTCAAGCAGGCATTTAACCTTAAGACTGACAGGGAAATCTCCCGTAAGATAGGCATGGTGGATCACGGAATCGCACAGGCCAAATCGCAAGGGTCGCTCCCGCTAAAAAATATTATTCGCACATGCGTAAAAGAGGATATCAGTCTCGATCATATCTTCGGTAATCAAAAAGCGCATCGCCAATGA
- a CDS encoding DUF2786 domain-containing protein — MSDPKIIERIKKLLALSLSDNPYEAKLAAQKAVELMASYGISETDLDNNPFVSETFCSRHYYKLPVWVSTLWGQLGWASGCFVVYQHGAKCRGKKASVTVAGRKADVEIMRYMGEYFEDEIYKKSEEFKKQYKRLKPSVYNEYKQGLGIGISHLIKKSQDEFFKHHSETMGKSLVPVDTKHEEAREYFEESNMKPRTIKRDMDSPALLKGVIDASEISINKGVTGSNHNTLALEHKEPQP; from the coding sequence ATGAGCGATCCCAAAATCATCGAACGGATAAAAAAGTTACTGGCTCTCAGCCTGAGCGATAACCCCTATGAGGCTAAATTAGCAGCACAAAAAGCGGTAGAGTTGATGGCATCATACGGTATCTCTGAAACGGATCTCGATAATAACCCGTTTGTCAGCGAGACATTCTGCTCACGACACTACTATAAACTCCCCGTATGGGTATCGACTCTTTGGGGGCAGTTAGGATGGGCGAGTGGATGTTTCGTTGTATATCAGCACGGAGCCAAATGTCGGGGCAAAAAAGCATCCGTAACCGTTGCCGGAAGAAAAGCAGATGTGGAGATTATGCGATACATGGGCGAGTACTTCGAGGATGAAATATACAAAAAAAGCGAAGAGTTCAAAAAGCAGTATAAGCGGCTAAAACCATCCGTCTATAATGAATACAAGCAAGGGCTTGGTATTGGCATATCACATCTAATCAAAAAGAGTCAGGACGAATTTTTCAAACATCACTCTGAAACAATGGGTAAAAGTCTTGTGCCTGTTGACACAAAACATGAAGAGGCACGAGAATATTTTGAAGAGTCAAATATGAAACCCCGCACGATCAAAAGGGATATGGATTCTCCAGCTCTATTAAAAGGGGTGATCGATGCAAGTGAGATCAGCATCAATAAAGGCGTTACCGGATCAAACCATAATACTCTCGCGTTAGAGCATAAGGAGCCACAACCATGA
- the speA gene encoding biosynthetic arginine decarboxylase, which yields MKTKSSGEETAVKTYGIDIWGENNFIIDQGKVKVNYKSSPSLLEITQQVRKTNLRGPLILRFPHLIGKQIDMLYSNFRRAIFENDYNGKFHAVFPLKVNQFPEAVDAIVEHGEKYSYGLEAGSKAELALAMAKTPIGSPITVNGFKDEEMVTLGFMAAHMGHDITITIEGLGELEWIIDVAQQCDLKVPNVGIRVRLQSEGSGIWAKSSGLSAKFGLTSTELIEAIAMLRESNMLEHFTMIHFHVGSQMQEIATLKRVLREAGNIYAELKKMGADNLRAINIGGGLAVEYSQHPSTRMRNYTLEEFSNSVVYLLREIMNAKGVEHPDIFTESGRFIVASHSVLIAPVLELFSHDYQTKSLKLKEKNPPLIEELRELNSLLSPRTCIEYMHDALDHMESLLTLFNLGHIDLQDRSNAEILVHQIIKKSLYLSQDNPLPDIERLQVKLQERYLINSSIFQSIPDYWGLQQQFPIMPLDRLDVPAIRAASLWDITCDSDGEIRFKPEAPLYLHDIDLDEEEYFLAFFNVGAYQETLGMNHNLFTHPSECTILINEHGYEIENFTESDNVLNILEDIGYDKSKLLTNLKNKLAVSEFSTEEEKSDTLQKLEMYLYQNGYLRTTR from the coding sequence TTGAAAACGAAATCCAGCGGGGAGGAAACAGCGGTGAAAACGTACGGAATAGACATTTGGGGCGAAAACAACTTTATCATCGACCAGGGGAAAGTAAAGGTCAACTACAAAAGTTCCCCCTCCCTGCTCGAAATCACCCAGCAGGTGCGCAAAACCAATCTGCGCGGGCCGCTGATCCTCCGCTTCCCCCACCTGATCGGCAAACAGATCGACATGCTCTATTCCAATTTCCGCCGCGCCATCTTCGAAAACGACTACAACGGCAAGTTCCATGCCGTTTTCCCCCTCAAAGTCAACCAGTTCCCCGAAGCGGTTGACGCCATCGTCGAACACGGCGAAAAATACAGCTACGGGCTCGAAGCGGGTTCCAAAGCCGAGCTCGCCCTCGCGATGGCGAAAACCCCCATAGGCTCGCCCATCACCGTAAACGGCTTCAAAGACGAAGAGATGGTGACGCTGGGCTTTATGGCCGCCCACATGGGACACGACATTACGATCACGATCGAGGGGCTCGGAGAGCTTGAATGGATCATCGACGTCGCGCAGCAGTGCGACCTCAAAGTGCCCAACGTCGGGATCCGCGTCCGGCTTCAGAGCGAAGGAAGCGGTATCTGGGCCAAAAGCAGCGGTCTGAGCGCCAAATTCGGCCTCACCTCCACCGAGCTGATCGAAGCGATTGCGATGCTGCGGGAGAGTAACATGCTCGAGCATTTCACGATGATCCATTTCCACGTCGGCAGCCAGATGCAGGAGATCGCGACGCTCAAGCGGGTGCTGCGCGAAGCGGGAAATATCTACGCCGAACTCAAAAAAATGGGGGCCGACAACCTCCGCGCCATCAACATCGGGGGCGGTCTGGCCGTGGAATACTCGCAGCACCCTTCAACGCGGATGCGGAACTATACCCTCGAAGAGTTCTCCAACAGCGTCGTTTACCTGCTCAGAGAGATCATGAACGCCAAAGGGGTCGAGCATCCCGACATCTTCACCGAATCGGGCCGTTTCATCGTTGCCTCGCACTCGGTGCTGATCGCTCCGGTACTCGAACTCTTCAGCCACGACTACCAGACCAAATCGCTTAAACTCAAAGAGAAAAATCCGCCGCTGATCGAAGAGCTGCGCGAACTCAATTCGCTCCTCTCGCCCCGTACCTGCATCGAGTACATGCACGACGCGCTCGATCACATGGAATCGCTGCTGACGCTGTTCAACCTGGGCCACATCGACCTCCAGGACCGGTCCAACGCCGAAATCCTGGTACACCAGATCATCAAAAAATCGCTCTACCTCTCGCAGGACAACCCACTCCCCGACATCGAACGGCTGCAGGTGAAACTGCAGGAACGCTACCTGATCAACAGCTCCATTTTTCAGAGTATCCCCGACTACTGGGGATTGCAGCAGCAGTTCCCGATCATGCCGCTGGACCGCCTCGACGTCCCCGCCATCCGCGCCGCGTCACTGTGGGATATTACCTGCGACAGCGACGGGGAGATCCGTTTCAAACCCGAAGCCCCCCTCTACCTCCACGACATCGACCTGGACGAAGAGGAGTATTTCCTCGCGTTCTTCAACGTCGGAGCCTATCAGGAGACGCTGGGAATGAACCATAACCTTTTCACCCACCCCAGCGAGTGCACGATTCTCATCAACGAACACGGCTACGAAATCGAAAATTTCACCGAATCGGACAACGTGCTCAACATCCTCGAGGACATCGGTTACGACAAGTCAAAACTTCTCACAAACCTTAAAAATAAACTCGCCGTAAGCGAATTTAGCACAGAAGAAGAAAAAAGTGATACACTTCAAAAACTCGAAATGTATCTGTATCAGAACGGATACCTCCGAACCACGCGTTAA
- a CDS encoding S24 family peptidase — MITTRTVSAISAVFGNSMEPFVSNGETVILERTDDARNGETVIANINGDIYIKRIKKDPLNRWVKFLSDNNEYDEIELKGKDLEHVTIIGIVRAKIRPF; from the coding sequence ATGATCACGACCAGAACCGTTTCGGCGATCAGCGCCGTATTCGGAAATTCGATGGAGCCGTTCGTCAGTAATGGCGAAACGGTTATCCTGGAACGGACCGACGACGCCCGCAACGGTGAGACGGTCATCGCAAACATCAACGGCGATATTTATATAAAGAGGATCAAAAAAGACCCCCTCAACCGATGGGTAAAATTCCTCAGCGACAACAACGAATACGACGAGATCGAGCTAAAAGGAAAAGACCTGGAACACGTCACGATCATCGGGATCGTCCGGGCGAAGATCAGGCCGTTTTGA
- a CDS encoding ParA family protein: protein MKTITIAHSKGGVSKSTLAWNLAIALQMSGLRVALADIDGQQLTISKTAQARIASGYAPIHVYTAVTIEELTAITQSTDHDITIIDAGGYDYDLGRVAISIADRVVVPISEDPTELLGFASFLGALRDVSEYAPIPPVMIVITRAHARSKSFIGIRQVASLWPSAIIADTVMRRRAVYSASMGHGFGVTELSERHPDAADEMYRLAREIVGGEVER from the coding sequence GTGAAAACCATCACCATCGCCCACTCCAAAGGCGGAGTATCCAAATCCACCCTTGCATGGAATCTCGCCATCGCATTGCAGATGAGCGGGTTGCGCGTAGCCCTTGCCGACATCGACGGCCAACAGCTCACGATCAGCAAAACAGCTCAGGCGCGTATCGCTTCGGGGTACGCTCCGATCCATGTTTATACCGCTGTTACCATCGAGGAACTCACCGCGATCACGCAGAGCACCGATCATGACATCACCATCATCGATGCGGGAGGGTATGACTACGACCTCGGACGGGTTGCGATCAGCATCGCCGATCGCGTCGTTGTACCAATCTCCGAAGATCCCACGGAGCTGCTCGGATTCGCATCGTTTCTCGGTGCATTGCGCGACGTATCCGAATACGCCCCTATCCCTCCGGTGATGATCGTGATTACCCGCGCTCATGCTCGGTCGAAATCGTTTATCGGGATCCGACAGGTAGCATCACTTTGGCCATCAGCGATTATCGCCGATACGGTTATGAGACGGCGCGCGGTGTACTCCGCATCGATGGGGCACGGATTCGGAGTGACCGAACTCTCCGAACGACATCCGGATGCAGCAGATGAGATGTATCGACTCGCACGGGAGATTGTGGGTGGGGAGGTGGAGAGATGA